From Branchiostoma floridae strain S238N-H82 chromosome 5, Bfl_VNyyK, whole genome shotgun sequence:
ACAGCCTCCAGAAGGGGAGTCAAGTCCTCCTCCTTGTCCTTTGCTGACAGGTTCCCACCGCGAGAACACAGCAATCTGACTGTCTCGTGGTGTCCGTACCGTGCGGCTAGATGGAGTGCCGTGCTGCCTTGAACTTCCTCTGCCTCAATGTCCACTCCACGATCTAACAGCAAATTGACGGTATCGTTATGTCCGCCAAATGCTGCTGAGTGAAGCAATGACTGACCGGAACTATTCTGCGTATGAAGGTCTGCACCTCTATCCAACAGTAGGAGAATGGGGTTGTTGTTCCCTTTCAAGACAGCATAATGTAGGGGAGTGCAGCCAAAACGATCAACAGCATCTATATCCGCTCGTCTATCTAACAAGAGCGTGATAGCAGCACAAGTGCCTTCTTCTGTAGACAAAGAGCTGTGTTGATGAAGAGCTGTCAACAGATCTTTGCTCATTACAGGCCCACATTGCCCATCAAAGCTTCGATCTAGCAACAGTCCAACATGCTCACAGTTCCCTCTGCTTGCAGCAAAGTGTAAGGCTGTCTGGTCGAGCATGTTCCTTTTTTCCAAGTTGGCACCCCGGTCCAGGAGAAGGGTGATCGCAGCACAGTGGCCGTTACTCGCAGCCAGGTGAAGAGCTGTCAGGCCAAAGTTGTCAGGTGCCTGGCCTGAGTCGCCGGTTACATCAATATCCACCCCTCTGCCCAACAACAGCTCTAAAGCGCTACAGTGCCCTGCCTGCGCAGCACGATGCAGTGCTGTATAGCCTGTTTTGTCAGTTATGTCTACACTCGCCCCTCTGTCCAGTAACAGCTCCATAGCTGGACAGTGTCCTCCACAGGCAGCATGATGTAATGCTGTTCTGCCTCTTTGGTCAGTTTTGTCAATGCTTGCCCCTCTTTTTAATAACAGCTCCATAGCACTACTCCGGCCTGTCTGAGCAGCAAGATGCAGTGCTGTACGGCCTATTCGGTCTGTTATGTCAACACACACCCCACTGTCCAGTAACAGCTCAATAGCTGGACAGTGCCCTGCATGAGCAGCAAGATGCAATGCTGTATGGCTTGTTTTGTTGGTTATGTCAACACTCGCCCCTCTGTCCAACAACAGCTCTATAGCTGGACAGTGCCCTGCACAGGCAGCATGATGTAATGCTGTCCGGCCTTTTAGGTCAGCTACATCGACACTTGCTCCTCTGCCCATCAACAGCTCCATAGCTGGACAGTGCCCTGTTAGAGCAGCATGATGCAGTGCTGTACGGCCTATTTGACTAGTTGTGTGAACACCCGAACCTCTGTTCAACAACAGCTCTATGGCTGGACAGTGCCCTGCAATGGCAGCATGATGTAATGCTGTCCAGcctttttggtcagttttgtcaATGCTTGCCCCTCTGTTTAATAACAGCTCCATAGCGCTACTCTGGCCTGTCTGAGCAGCAAGATGCAGTGCTGTACGGCCTATTCGGTCTGTTATGTCAACACACACCCCTCTGTCCAGTAACAGCTCAATAGCTGGACAGTGCCCTGCATGAGCAGCAAGATGCAGTGCTGTATGGCTTGTTTTGTCGGTTATGTCAACACTCGCCCCTCTGTCCAGTAACAACTCCAGAGCCCCACAGTGCCCAGCTTGAGCAGCATGATGCAGTGCTGTACGGCCTATTTGACTAGTTGTGTTAACACCCGAACCTCTGTCCAATAACAGCTCTATAGCTGGACAGTGCCCTGCAATGGCAGCATGATGTAATGCTGTCCAGcctttttggtcagttttgtcaATGCTTGCCCCTCTGTTTAATAACAGCTCCATAGCGCTACTCTGGCCTGTCTGAGCAGCAAGATGCAGTGCTGTACGGCCTATTCGGTCTGTTATGTCAACACACACCCCTCTGTCCAGTAACAGCTCAATAGCTGGACAGTGCCCTGCATGAGCAGCAAGATGCAGTGCTGTATGGCTTGTTTTGTCGGTTATGTCAACACTCGCCCCTCTGTCCAGTAACAACTCCAGAGCCCCACAGTGCCCAGCTTGAGCAGCATGATGCAGTGCTGTACGGCCTATTTGACTAGTTGTGTTAACACCCGAACCTCTGTCCAATAACAGCTCTATAGCTGGACAGTGCCCTGCAATGGCAGCATGGCATAATGCTGTCTGGCCTCTTTGGTCAGTTGCATGAACACTCGCCCCTCCATCAAATAACAGATCTATAGCTGGACAGTGCCCTGCTTGAGCAGCAAGATGCAGTGCTGTATGGCCTGGTTTGTCAGTTATGTCAACACTCGCCCCTCTGCCCAGTAAAAGCTCCATAGCTGGACAGTACCCTGCACAGGCAGCACGATGTAATGCTGTCCTGCCTCTTTGGTCAGTTTCATCGACGCTCGCCCCTCTGTTCAATAACAGTTCCATAGCTTCACAGTGCCCTGCTTGAGCAGCATGATGCAGTGCTGTACGGCCTCTTCGGTCTGTTATGTCAACACTCGCCCCTCTGCCCAATAACAGCTCCATAGCAGGACAGCGCCCTAACTGAGCAGCATAATGTAATGCTGTACAGCCTATTTTATCAGTTGCATCAATGCTTGCCCCTCTATCCAATAACAGCTCTATAGCTGGACAGTGCCCTGCAATGGCAGCATGATGTAATGCTGTCTGGCCTCTTTGGTCAGTTGCATGAACACTCGCCCCTCCATCCAAAAACAGCTCCATAGCTGGACAGTGCCCTGCCAGAGCAACAAGATGCAATGCTGTACAGCCTCTCTGGTCTGTTGTGTTAACACCCGGACCTCTGGTAAACAACAGCTCCACAACAGGCCAGAGCCCAGTCCGTGCATACACaaatactccttggccagttgtGTCAGTGTCCACTCCTCCAAAGTCCATGGTGGGTTTAGGATTCATGTACAAGCAGATTTAGGTCTTCTTACAGGAAATTTTCCTGTAATAGAAAAAAGAAGCCTGTGAGGGACGGACTTAAGTCGAATGCTGATGTTGAAAGTGGGAAACTAAACAAAAGTCAAGGTATGCGGGCAAGCCATATCTTTATTTTAACTTGTCCTCTGACTACTGAGAACATGATTGACTCTAAACTGTGAAAGTTGTGAATGTGATACGACTTACACTTAACCTTGTACACAAGTTATAAACAACATTTCGGTGTTACTACAAGGTTTGACTACAACATGACAACTTTATCTGAAATtcaatcaatatatcaatcTATAAATAACCATAATTTCAACTGGAAAATACTCTGTCGAGCTCAGCCGCTCTTTCCAGAGATCCagcagtgtgtgtgtggtgaGGGGAGTGTGCACATGAACATAAACCAATTGATAGAAAATTAAGTAAACAAATACTTTTAATCATACTTTTGACATCACGGCAACTTTTGACATCATAGTAACTAATTTTCCAAAACTGCAAATCATTCAACAATTCATATTCTATTTCTAAATGTCCTCAAAGATGGTGCACATCATGTACCAGTAACTTGTGTGAACAGACTTGACTGGCAAGTATGCAGGGTGACAAGGATATGAGGATTAGGAAGACATCAAGTTACTCAATACACATCATAAACAAAGATAGTGATGAAGATCTCGTCATCACTGGCATAACGCACCAGTGGATACCGAGTGATGCGaatttacccgtgacctcggtagtTTTGAGGTACACAATGTAGTACCGAACAGCTAAAAAGGAGGGTGGTATCACAGGCAGCAGATTTCTTCATCCATCCTAAATGCATCCTTTGGGTAGTAAAGGTGGAAATCTTGGCGTGGAGttatgccccctccccacccagctGTATTTCCCCTTTGCCTCGTTTGATCGTTCTTTAATACACCGACAAAAATACTTGAAAAAGAGGTGTTTCAAATACAGATGCTTCGCAACAGTACGAAAAAGTTCTGCGTACCTTATACTCACTGTAGCTGTTGGGAACATGTTAGTTTGGGTCTAGGtgaaagcaaggagcttttgaaAGTTGCAGCTGGACACGCGTAGTGGAAGAAGTGTACTTAGTAATAGTATTTCCAGATTTTACGTCATTTGCCGTTTAGGCTTACGGCAGCAGACGTCCTGTCGTAAAATCTAGCCAGACGGGATTATCGTGCTAGTTAGTGAACTCCGACAAGAAGATAATGGTAATAACCACTTCCAAAAGTCATTTTcaacaaatgtaacgttaacaagtTACCGTAGATAACACACTGTGTGACGTTATTATGGTTTGTCAATTGTTTTCAGTGgtgcatgacattgtatttaTCATGGTGGGACCTATCAAAGTTATTAAAGTAGATTGTGTTAATCAATTTATCAAAAAGAACATAAACAGGTCTCTTCCTAGTTTGTCACAGAGGCTAGTAATGTACAGGCTAGATGTTTGAGATCAATTGAGTGATACAGAAAtatttccaagcagacgtggGCTGGAAGTAGCAAAAAATGTCGATTGGACGTTATCGTTTTTGATAATCGAATCCGTTTACGTATGCTCAAGTTAAGTTACCGCCAGTCAGGCATACGCTAACACTGAAAACCATGGAACAGCTGGCAACAcgacgtacatgtacacaaaacgaTAAGAGAAAatcacgcaacatctgcttggcagtATCCAATTACCGCAAGTCCCAACACACGGAGACAACGCGCACCTGGACCAATATACCGAAGGACGTAGGGGTGATATCTGAAattattaacgttacatcaattatagaaacagctaccgcgaaaaaagcAATGTGCATTATCGCGCAGCTGCGTGAAGAGGATATGCCAAACTAACTATGAatgcggcaaagggaacatatacagatgcgaacactcatcacgtacaaaaacaatactttgTCGCCAGAGGACCACAGAGTAATAACCATTCTTTCTATATGTGAGTATTGGTAACAAACTAATAGTATTTCAATATTTCCAAGTTTATAGCCATATTACGTGCAGACTATCAATGACATCTAACGTTAGGAATGATGTAATTGATCAGAATAAAGTTTACCTGCAGAAATACACATCTTACATAATATATTACTCCATGCAATCCACACCACGCCCCTTTTGCTCAACACTGGCTTCCGCTCAGCTGTAAGAGAGACTGTCACAGGGAGGTACTGGAGCGGTGGTGGGAAAAAGTCCAGGTGCATGAAAAATGTTTAACTCCCACAAAGTTTAGCGTCCGCCAATGCATACTTccatatgtttgtttgtctgcttACACCGGTACCGCGTAAGCTGTAAATACCCAGACTGTGCTTATCAATACTAGTTTCCTATACCCTATTACGTTATTGTTGTCATTATTGTATTCTCgtgtataacgttacctgtcGGTCAGGAcgaaaagaacaagaagaagtatacttgtaactagagttcggggacctcatacctccatgaaatatttattgcttttttgtggatggtatgtatgtttatagtcggttgtatttgagagtaatggttataaatgttatgggaaagtagtggtgtatctatttaatgacacagagg
This genomic window contains:
- the LOC118415536 gene encoding serine/threonine-protein phosphatase 6 regulatory ankyrin repeat subunit B-like, whose translation is MNPKPTMDFGGVDTDTTGQGVFVYARTGLWPVVELLFTRGPGVNTTDQRGCTALHLVALAGHCPAMELFLDGGASVHATDQRGQTALHHAAIAGHCPAIELLLDRGASIDATDKIGCTALHYAAQLGRCPAMELLLGRGASVDITDRRGRTALHHAAQAGHCEAMELLLNRGASVDETDQRGRTALHRAACAGYCPAMELLLGRGASVDITDKPGHTALHLAAQAGHCPAIDLLFDGGASVHATDQRGQTALCHAAIAGHCPAIELLLDRGSGVNTTSQIGRTALHHAAQAGHCGALELLLDRGASVDITDKTSHTALHLAAHAGHCPAIELLLDRGVCVDITDRIGRTALHLAAQTGQSSAMELLLNRGASIDKTDQKGWTALHHAAIAGHCPAIELLLDRGSGVNTTSQIGRTALHHAAQAGHCGALELLLDRGASVDITDKTSHTALHLAAHAGHCPAIELLLDRGVCVDITDRIGRTALHLAAQTGQSSAMELLLNRGASIDKTDQKGWTALHHAAIAGHCPAIELLLNRGSGVHTTSQIGRTALHHAALTGHCPAMELLMGRGASVDVADLKGRTALHHAACAGHCPAIELLLDRGASVDITNKTSHTALHLAAHAGHCPAIELLLDSGVCVDITDRIGRTALHLAAQTGRSSAMELLLKRGASIDKTDQRGRTALHHAACGGHCPAMELLLDRGASVDITDKTGYTALHRAAQAGHCSALELLLGRGVDIDVTGDSGQAPDNFGLTALHLAASNGHCAAITLLLDRGANLEKRNMLDQTALHFAASRGNCEHVGLLLDRSFDGQCGPVMSKDLLTALHQHSSLSTEEGTCAAITLLLDRRADIDAVDRFGCTPLHYAVLKGNNNPILLLLDRGADLHTQNSSGQSLLHSAAFGGHNDTVNLLLDRGVDIEAEEVQGSTALHLAARYGHHETVRLLCSRGGNLSAKDKEEDLTPLLEAVTNGHCNVIDVALSLGATLAERDAVDNSVLHVAIPSLDPNTALNTVTHLLGLGADVNARNIDGETALHQFIGSKLCSLKMAESLLLAGTNCNVKDIDGQTLYDVVPKDTDLQKLLLHHQKHHPDLKRLCRAKIRDVLHKSGQEESEINQFAIPKELKDYLLFRDIF